One window from the genome of Elaeis guineensis isolate ETL-2024a chromosome 5, EG11, whole genome shotgun sequence encodes:
- the LOC105046065 gene encoding zinc finger CCCH domain-containing protein 53 isoform X3, giving the protein MDAYEATRIVFSRIQSLDPENAAKIMGLLLIQDHGEKEMIRLAFGPETLVHSIVLKARNELGLVPVSSPASPSATAGGGPTSPFLLGRQNSSRLLGGLTVSSPTSWAPPPVFSRSSSVSNVNGVGDDIQSPDELVSPSNQAVASPFYGAGDLINELQLPDQLSFLNDTASAVPVTAPSPAHGLHISPKGGDFFYPDVAGECRSPSGGGDGMLLPYSIGGGGGWGANGGHHRRSFSVADACLGSEAAGAGFGWRPCLYYARGYCKNGASCRFLHGVPDDTAIAAMATGGKMDPVVEQQCQELLLRSKSQRLGGASQLMASAFPYSPTGSVPASPSSSIKCTNFLLQQQNESQRAAAAAAAAALMLGGGDETQRFMGRSRMERTDFAAMSNPASRQIYLTFPADSTFREEDVSNYFSIYGPVQDVRIPYQQKRMFGFVTFVYPETVKLILAKGNPHFVCDARVLVKPYKEKGKVPDKYRKQQQQQAERGDFSGCSTPTGLDSRDPFELSQLGPRMLYSYNSSSQETILRRKLEEQQQAAELQQAIELQGRRFMGLHLDLTTRNHITLAATASTTTTTISTPTIVPAPTDAKIGSNQEAATSQVAEQRPGSSPHGVAPQPVVNAAANKEESAGDPTHNEDGCSQESLEHNLPDSPFASPIKASFAGNSFSNTSSTEADLVAASLPQNNSSNLLMTSTLFPPTSTLDMASFNSCFFQMPRFSSGHGAVGM; this is encoded by the exons ATGGACGCCTACGAGGCGACGAGGATCGTGTTCTCCCGGATCCAGAGCCTGGACCCGGAGAACGCCGCCAAGATCATGGGACTCCTCTTGATCCAGGACCACGGCGAGAAGGAGATGATACGCCTTGCCTTCGGCCCCGAGACCCTCGTCCACTCCATCGTCCTCAAGGCCCGCAACGAGCTGGGCCTCGTCCCCGTCTCCTCCCCCGCCTCCCCCTCCGCCACAGCCGGCGGCGGCCCCACCTCCCCCTTCCTCCTCGGCCGGCAGAACTCTTCTAGACTCCTCGGTGGCCTCACCGTCAGTTCCCCCACCTCGTGGGCTCCGCCACCGGTTTTCTCGAGGAGTAGTAGTGTGAGCAACGTTAATGGCGTGGGCGACGATATACAGAGCCCGGACGAGCTCGTGAGCCCCAGCAACCAGGCGGTGGCGTCGCCGTTCTACGGCGCCGGGGATCTCATCAACGAGCTCCAGCTCCCGGACCAGCTTTCCTTCCTCAACGACACCGCCTCCGCCGTCCCGGTCACCGCCCCGAGCCCCGCCCATGGCCTCCATATCAGCCCCAAAGGCGGCGATTTTTTCTACCCGGATGTCGCTGGGGAGTGCCGGAGCCCGAGCGGTGGCGGGGACGGCATGCTGTTACCTTACTCCATTGGCGGTGGGGGTGGGTGGGGGGCGAACGGCGGCCACCATCGCCGCAGCTTCTCCGTCGCCGACGCCTGCCTCGGGTCGGAGGCGGCCGGAGCGGGATTTGGGTGGCGGCCTTGCCTCTACTATGCGAGGGGGTACTGCAAGAACGGCGCGAGCTGCCGCTTCCTCCATGGGGTCCCCGACGACACCGCCATCGCCGCCATGGCGACCGGTGGCAAGATGGACCCCGTCGTCGAGCAACAGTGCCAAGAGCTTCTTCTGAGGTCCAAATCCCAGAGGCTGGGCGGCGCCTCCCAGCTCATGGCCTCCGCCTTCCCTTACTCCCCCACTGGATCAGTGCCGGCCTCGCCTTCATCCTCCATCAAATGCACAAACTTTCTCCTCCAGCAGCAGAATGAAAGCCAAAG GGCGGCGGCAGCGGCGGCAGCGGCGGCGCTGATGTTGGGCGGCGGCGACGAGACACAGAGGTTCATGGGGCGGTCTCGGATGGAAAGGACCGACTTTGCGGCGATGTCGAACCCGGCGTCGCGACAGATCTACCTGACCTTCCCGGCCGACAGCACCTTCCGGGAAGAAGACGTCTCCAACTACTTCAG CATCTATGGGCCAGTACAGGACGTGAGGATACCGTACCAGCAGAAGCGGATGTTTGGATTTGTGACCTTCGTCTACCCGGAGACGGTAAAGCTGATCCTTGCCAAGGGCAACCCCCACTTCGTCTGCGACGCCAGGGTCCTCGTCAAGCCCTACAAGGAGAAGGGCAAAGTCCCCGACAAGTACAg aaagcagcagcaacagcaggcTGAGAGGGGGGATTTCTCTGGGTGTTCTACTCCCACCGGCCTGGACTCCAGAGACCCTTTTGAACTATCTCAACTTG GGCCAAGGATGTTGTACAGCTACAATAGCAGCAGCCAAGAGACAATTTTGAGAAGGAAGCTAGAAGAGCAGCAACAGGCAGCGGAGCTCCAGCAAGCCATCGAGCTCCAAGGGCGGCGATTCATGGGCCTCCACCTCGACCTCACAACCCGAAACCACATCACTTTGGCCGCTACCGcttccaccaccaccaccaccatctcAACACCCACCATCGTCCCTGCTCCAACTGATGCAAAGATCGGCAGCAACCAAGAAGCAGCAACATCCCAAG TGGCAGAGCAGCGGCCGGGCAGCAGCCCCCATGGGGTTGCTCCCCAGCCGGTGGTCAATGCTGCTGCCAACAAGGAGGAATCAGCTGGAGATCCTACCCACAATGAAGATGGTTGCTCCCAAGAAAG TTTGGAGCACAACCTGCCAGATAGCCCCTTTGCCTCACCCATCAAAGCTTCCTTCGCCGGCAACTCGTTCTCCAATACGTCATCCACCGAAGCAGACTTGGTCGCTGCTTCTCTCCCTCAGAATAACAGCAGTAATCTTCTCATGACCTCGACGTTGTTCCCCCCCACTTCTACGCTTGACATGGCTTCCTTCAATTCATGCTTCTTTCAAATGCCTAG GTTCTCTTCGGGTCATGGAGCTGTGGGGATGTGA
- the LOC105046065 gene encoding zinc finger CCCH domain-containing protein 53 isoform X2: MDAYEATRIVFSRIQSLDPENAAKIMGLLLIQDHGEKEMIRLAFGPETLVHSIVLKARNELGLVPVSSPASPSATAGGGPTSPFLLGRQNSSRLLGGLTVSSPTSWAPPPVFSRSSSVSNVNGVGDDIQSPDELVSPSNQAVASPFYGAGDLINELQLPDQLSFLNDTASAVPVTAPSPAHGLHISPKGGDFFYPDVAGECRSPSGGGDGMLLPYSIGGGGGWGANGGHHRRSFSVADACLGSEAAGAGFGWRPCLYYARGYCKNGASCRFLHGVPDDTAIAAMATGGKMDPVVEQQCQELLLRSKSQRLGGASQLMASAFPYSPTGSVPASPSSSIKCTNFLLQQQNESQRAAAAAAAAALMLGGGDETQRFMGRSRMERTDFAAMSNPASRQIYLTFPADSTFREEDVSNYFSIYGPVQDVRIPYQQKRMFGFVTFVYPETVKLILAKGNPHFVCDARVLVKPYKEKGKVPDKKQQQQQAERGDFSGCSTPTGLDSRDPFELSQLGPRMLYSYNSSSQETILRRKLEEQQQAAELQQAIELQGRRFMGLHLDLTTRNHITLAATASTTTTTISTPTIVPAPTDAKIGSNQEAATSQDKSLNSCATVAEQRPGSSPHGVAPQPVVNAAANKEESAGDPTHNEDGCSQESLEHNLPDSPFASPIKASFAGNSFSNTSSTEADLVAASLPQNNSSNLLMTSTLFPPTSTLDMASFNSCFFQMPRFSSGHGAVGM; the protein is encoded by the exons ATGGACGCCTACGAGGCGACGAGGATCGTGTTCTCCCGGATCCAGAGCCTGGACCCGGAGAACGCCGCCAAGATCATGGGACTCCTCTTGATCCAGGACCACGGCGAGAAGGAGATGATACGCCTTGCCTTCGGCCCCGAGACCCTCGTCCACTCCATCGTCCTCAAGGCCCGCAACGAGCTGGGCCTCGTCCCCGTCTCCTCCCCCGCCTCCCCCTCCGCCACAGCCGGCGGCGGCCCCACCTCCCCCTTCCTCCTCGGCCGGCAGAACTCTTCTAGACTCCTCGGTGGCCTCACCGTCAGTTCCCCCACCTCGTGGGCTCCGCCACCGGTTTTCTCGAGGAGTAGTAGTGTGAGCAACGTTAATGGCGTGGGCGACGATATACAGAGCCCGGACGAGCTCGTGAGCCCCAGCAACCAGGCGGTGGCGTCGCCGTTCTACGGCGCCGGGGATCTCATCAACGAGCTCCAGCTCCCGGACCAGCTTTCCTTCCTCAACGACACCGCCTCCGCCGTCCCGGTCACCGCCCCGAGCCCCGCCCATGGCCTCCATATCAGCCCCAAAGGCGGCGATTTTTTCTACCCGGATGTCGCTGGGGAGTGCCGGAGCCCGAGCGGTGGCGGGGACGGCATGCTGTTACCTTACTCCATTGGCGGTGGGGGTGGGTGGGGGGCGAACGGCGGCCACCATCGCCGCAGCTTCTCCGTCGCCGACGCCTGCCTCGGGTCGGAGGCGGCCGGAGCGGGATTTGGGTGGCGGCCTTGCCTCTACTATGCGAGGGGGTACTGCAAGAACGGCGCGAGCTGCCGCTTCCTCCATGGGGTCCCCGACGACACCGCCATCGCCGCCATGGCGACCGGTGGCAAGATGGACCCCGTCGTCGAGCAACAGTGCCAAGAGCTTCTTCTGAGGTCCAAATCCCAGAGGCTGGGCGGCGCCTCCCAGCTCATGGCCTCCGCCTTCCCTTACTCCCCCACTGGATCAGTGCCGGCCTCGCCTTCATCCTCCATCAAATGCACAAACTTTCTCCTCCAGCAGCAGAATGAAAGCCAAAG GGCGGCGGCAGCGGCGGCAGCGGCGGCGCTGATGTTGGGCGGCGGCGACGAGACACAGAGGTTCATGGGGCGGTCTCGGATGGAAAGGACCGACTTTGCGGCGATGTCGAACCCGGCGTCGCGACAGATCTACCTGACCTTCCCGGCCGACAGCACCTTCCGGGAAGAAGACGTCTCCAACTACTTCAG CATCTATGGGCCAGTACAGGACGTGAGGATACCGTACCAGCAGAAGCGGATGTTTGGATTTGTGACCTTCGTCTACCCGGAGACGGTAAAGCTGATCCTTGCCAAGGGCAACCCCCACTTCGTCTGCGACGCCAGGGTCCTCGTCAAGCCCTACAAGGAGAAGGGCAAAGTCCCCGACAA aaagcagcagcaacagcaggcTGAGAGGGGGGATTTCTCTGGGTGTTCTACTCCCACCGGCCTGGACTCCAGAGACCCTTTTGAACTATCTCAACTTG GGCCAAGGATGTTGTACAGCTACAATAGCAGCAGCCAAGAGACAATTTTGAGAAGGAAGCTAGAAGAGCAGCAACAGGCAGCGGAGCTCCAGCAAGCCATCGAGCTCCAAGGGCGGCGATTCATGGGCCTCCACCTCGACCTCACAACCCGAAACCACATCACTTTGGCCGCTACCGcttccaccaccaccaccaccatctcAACACCCACCATCGTCCCTGCTCCAACTGATGCAAAGATCGGCAGCAACCAAGAAGCAGCAACATCCCAAG ATAAGAGCCTGAATAGTTGTGCAACAGTGGCAGAGCAGCGGCCGGGCAGCAGCCCCCATGGGGTTGCTCCCCAGCCGGTGGTCAATGCTGCTGCCAACAAGGAGGAATCAGCTGGAGATCCTACCCACAATGAAGATGGTTGCTCCCAAGAAAG TTTGGAGCACAACCTGCCAGATAGCCCCTTTGCCTCACCCATCAAAGCTTCCTTCGCCGGCAACTCGTTCTCCAATACGTCATCCACCGAAGCAGACTTGGTCGCTGCTTCTCTCCCTCAGAATAACAGCAGTAATCTTCTCATGACCTCGACGTTGTTCCCCCCCACTTCTACGCTTGACATGGCTTCCTTCAATTCATGCTTCTTTCAAATGCCTAG GTTCTCTTCGGGTCATGGAGCTGTGGGGATGTGA
- the LOC105046065 gene encoding zinc finger CCCH domain-containing protein 53 isoform X1 — translation MDAYEATRIVFSRIQSLDPENAAKIMGLLLIQDHGEKEMIRLAFGPETLVHSIVLKARNELGLVPVSSPASPSATAGGGPTSPFLLGRQNSSRLLGGLTVSSPTSWAPPPVFSRSSSVSNVNGVGDDIQSPDELVSPSNQAVASPFYGAGDLINELQLPDQLSFLNDTASAVPVTAPSPAHGLHISPKGGDFFYPDVAGECRSPSGGGDGMLLPYSIGGGGGWGANGGHHRRSFSVADACLGSEAAGAGFGWRPCLYYARGYCKNGASCRFLHGVPDDTAIAAMATGGKMDPVVEQQCQELLLRSKSQRLGGASQLMASAFPYSPTGSVPASPSSSIKCTNFLLQQQNESQRAAAAAAAAALMLGGGDETQRFMGRSRMERTDFAAMSNPASRQIYLTFPADSTFREEDVSNYFSIYGPVQDVRIPYQQKRMFGFVTFVYPETVKLILAKGNPHFVCDARVLVKPYKEKGKVPDKYRKQQQQQAERGDFSGCSTPTGLDSRDPFELSQLGPRMLYSYNSSSQETILRRKLEEQQQAAELQQAIELQGRRFMGLHLDLTTRNHITLAATASTTTTTISTPTIVPAPTDAKIGSNQEAATSQDKSLNSCATVAEQRPGSSPHGVAPQPVVNAAANKEESAGDPTHNEDGCSQESLEHNLPDSPFASPIKASFAGNSFSNTSSTEADLVAASLPQNNSSNLLMTSTLFPPTSTLDMASFNSCFFQMPRFSSGHGAVGM, via the exons ATGGACGCCTACGAGGCGACGAGGATCGTGTTCTCCCGGATCCAGAGCCTGGACCCGGAGAACGCCGCCAAGATCATGGGACTCCTCTTGATCCAGGACCACGGCGAGAAGGAGATGATACGCCTTGCCTTCGGCCCCGAGACCCTCGTCCACTCCATCGTCCTCAAGGCCCGCAACGAGCTGGGCCTCGTCCCCGTCTCCTCCCCCGCCTCCCCCTCCGCCACAGCCGGCGGCGGCCCCACCTCCCCCTTCCTCCTCGGCCGGCAGAACTCTTCTAGACTCCTCGGTGGCCTCACCGTCAGTTCCCCCACCTCGTGGGCTCCGCCACCGGTTTTCTCGAGGAGTAGTAGTGTGAGCAACGTTAATGGCGTGGGCGACGATATACAGAGCCCGGACGAGCTCGTGAGCCCCAGCAACCAGGCGGTGGCGTCGCCGTTCTACGGCGCCGGGGATCTCATCAACGAGCTCCAGCTCCCGGACCAGCTTTCCTTCCTCAACGACACCGCCTCCGCCGTCCCGGTCACCGCCCCGAGCCCCGCCCATGGCCTCCATATCAGCCCCAAAGGCGGCGATTTTTTCTACCCGGATGTCGCTGGGGAGTGCCGGAGCCCGAGCGGTGGCGGGGACGGCATGCTGTTACCTTACTCCATTGGCGGTGGGGGTGGGTGGGGGGCGAACGGCGGCCACCATCGCCGCAGCTTCTCCGTCGCCGACGCCTGCCTCGGGTCGGAGGCGGCCGGAGCGGGATTTGGGTGGCGGCCTTGCCTCTACTATGCGAGGGGGTACTGCAAGAACGGCGCGAGCTGCCGCTTCCTCCATGGGGTCCCCGACGACACCGCCATCGCCGCCATGGCGACCGGTGGCAAGATGGACCCCGTCGTCGAGCAACAGTGCCAAGAGCTTCTTCTGAGGTCCAAATCCCAGAGGCTGGGCGGCGCCTCCCAGCTCATGGCCTCCGCCTTCCCTTACTCCCCCACTGGATCAGTGCCGGCCTCGCCTTCATCCTCCATCAAATGCACAAACTTTCTCCTCCAGCAGCAGAATGAAAGCCAAAG GGCGGCGGCAGCGGCGGCAGCGGCGGCGCTGATGTTGGGCGGCGGCGACGAGACACAGAGGTTCATGGGGCGGTCTCGGATGGAAAGGACCGACTTTGCGGCGATGTCGAACCCGGCGTCGCGACAGATCTACCTGACCTTCCCGGCCGACAGCACCTTCCGGGAAGAAGACGTCTCCAACTACTTCAG CATCTATGGGCCAGTACAGGACGTGAGGATACCGTACCAGCAGAAGCGGATGTTTGGATTTGTGACCTTCGTCTACCCGGAGACGGTAAAGCTGATCCTTGCCAAGGGCAACCCCCACTTCGTCTGCGACGCCAGGGTCCTCGTCAAGCCCTACAAGGAGAAGGGCAAAGTCCCCGACAAGTACAg aaagcagcagcaacagcaggcTGAGAGGGGGGATTTCTCTGGGTGTTCTACTCCCACCGGCCTGGACTCCAGAGACCCTTTTGAACTATCTCAACTTG GGCCAAGGATGTTGTACAGCTACAATAGCAGCAGCCAAGAGACAATTTTGAGAAGGAAGCTAGAAGAGCAGCAACAGGCAGCGGAGCTCCAGCAAGCCATCGAGCTCCAAGGGCGGCGATTCATGGGCCTCCACCTCGACCTCACAACCCGAAACCACATCACTTTGGCCGCTACCGcttccaccaccaccaccaccatctcAACACCCACCATCGTCCCTGCTCCAACTGATGCAAAGATCGGCAGCAACCAAGAAGCAGCAACATCCCAAG ATAAGAGCCTGAATAGTTGTGCAACAGTGGCAGAGCAGCGGCCGGGCAGCAGCCCCCATGGGGTTGCTCCCCAGCCGGTGGTCAATGCTGCTGCCAACAAGGAGGAATCAGCTGGAGATCCTACCCACAATGAAGATGGTTGCTCCCAAGAAAG TTTGGAGCACAACCTGCCAGATAGCCCCTTTGCCTCACCCATCAAAGCTTCCTTCGCCGGCAACTCGTTCTCCAATACGTCATCCACCGAAGCAGACTTGGTCGCTGCTTCTCTCCCTCAGAATAACAGCAGTAATCTTCTCATGACCTCGACGTTGTTCCCCCCCACTTCTACGCTTGACATGGCTTCCTTCAATTCATGCTTCTTTCAAATGCCTAG GTTCTCTTCGGGTCATGGAGCTGTGGGGATGTGA